From Cardiocondyla obscurior isolate alpha-2009 linkage group LG09, Cobs3.1, whole genome shotgun sequence, one genomic window encodes:
- the LOC139105597 gene encoding uncharacterized protein PF3D7_1120000-like, translating into MSEQEKGNVESGNEERKEEKGEEKTKKKMGRPAKVEMLKRERANSMPILEAWKQGEKRKERQEEKSEIEGLEGFRKSVKVYRSPVKATGEGGEGGISKEGFEEVIKEMRSGFARIQAQMEEVREIKVQIRKEIEELKIIWKKEKIDLEKRMDEMEKRIKEKKYEGGKLEIPEEIQGKVLSLEERTRMLEMALKEQVGEIIEATGVKAKIEDVNKIGGVNKGGYGMVWVKMESFKEKLEILRWYKKIWVNKEMWIWDDLKEELRKWDGAKEFEKEGNKRKKVIADRLNASF; encoded by the exons atgagcgaacaggaaaaaggaaatgtgGAGAGTGGaaatgaggaaagaaaagaggaaaaaggagaagagaaaacaaaaaagaaaatgggaagGCCTGCAAAGGTAGAGatgttaaaaagagaaagggctAACAGTATGCCAATTTTGGAAGCGTGGAAgcaaggagagaaaaggaaggaaaggcaggaagaaaaaagcgaaataGAGGGCTTGGAAGGATTTAGGAAAAGTGTGAAAGTGTACAGATCACCCGTGAAAGCAACAGGAGAGGGAGGTGAAGGGGGAATAAGCAAGGAAGGTTTTGAAGAGGTAATAAAGGAAATGAGAAGTGGATTTGCAAGGATTCAAGCGCAGATGGAGGAAGTAAGGGAAATAAAGgtacaaataagaaaagaaatagaagaattgaagataatatggaaaaaagagaagatagacttagagaaaagaatggacgagatggaaaaaagaataaaggaaaaaaaatatgagggaggTAAACTGGAAATACCAGAAGAAATACAGGGAAAGGTTTTGAGTctagaagaaagaacgagaatgctggaaatg gcgctgaaagaacaagtgggagaaataatagaagcaacaggagtgaaagcaaagatagaGGATGTAAATAAGATAGGAGGAGTAAATAAAGGAGGTTATGGTATGGTGTGGGTAAAGATGGAAagtttcaaagaaaaattggaaatattaagat ggtacaaaaagatatgggtaaataaagaaatgtggatATGGGATGACCTGaaggaagaattgagaaaatgggatggtgcgaaagaatttgaaaaagaagggaataaaagaaagaaggtgATAGCAGACAGGctaaatgcaagtttttaa
- the LOC139105599 gene encoding uncharacterized protein: MNNLRKYRKNALGRERIKRHRKRKRLNEQQAAQPLFSDDNVDCDVQDSVLMRNKESILECNGKINGRKCNFRVDTGSDITILSSRFFGKENSGLRSLREGLRFRYPTGEDVSIRGEAKVSMEIGKFALKMSMFVAEISDDCLLGADFLRKKLFEETLKELNDEQKKVASSFFREFQGTFLEEIDAGNCELVKHKIDVADAFPIRQVPRRIPFRMRDEVDGIIEDMKNRWVIEESQSP; encoded by the exons atgaacaatctgcgaaaatatcgaaaaaacGCACTTGGACGTGAACGGATAAAACGCcatcgaaaaagaaaacgattgaATGAACAGCAAGCTGCTCAACCTTTATTTAGTGATGATAATGTCGACTGTGATGTGCAGGATTCAGTTTTAATGAGGAACAAAGAGAGCATATTAGAATGTAATG GAAAGATTAATGGTAGGAAGTGTAATTTCAGAGTTGACACGGGCTCTGATATTACCATTTTGAGTTCTAGGTTTTTCGGAAAGGAGAATTCAGGTTTACGATCGCTTAGAGAGGGGCTAAGATTTCGATATCCTACAGGGGAAGATGTTTCTATTAGAGGAGAAGCTAAAGTTTCTATGGAGATAGGGAAGTTTGCTCTTAAAATGAGTATGTTTGTAGCGGAAATTTCGGATGATTGCCTTCTCGGGGCAGATTTTCTGAGGAAG AAGCTTTTTGAAGAAACCTTAAAAGAACTGAATGATGAGCAGAAGAAAGTAGCTTCTTCATTCTTTAGAGAATTCCAGGGGACATTTTTGGAGGAAATAGATGCAGGGAATTGCGAACTAGTAAAACATAAGATTGATGTAGCGGACGCTTTTCCGATTAGACAGGTTCCTCGTCGGATTCCTTTTCGAATGAGGGATGAGGTTGACGGAATTATCGAAGATATGAAAAACCGTTGGGTAATTGAGGAGTCGCAAAGTCCTTGA